The sequence below is a genomic window from Nostoc flagelliforme CCNUN1.
CACCATCCCCACTACAGGAGTGGGATAAATGGGTTGTGGAATCCCTTGAGAATCGAGGGTTTCATTGTATAAAGAGACATTCCCACCTGTGACTGGTGTCGCCAATTCTCGACAACCTTCTGCCAAACCACGACAAGCTTCTGCTAATTGCCAGTAACCAATCGGTTTTTCTGGAGAGCCAAAATTTAGGTTATCCGTTACCGCCAGAGGTTCTGCACCCACACAGCTAAGATTGCGTGCAGCTTCTGCCACTACTGCCTTAGCTCCCTCGTAAGGGTCAAGATAAACGTAGCGAGGATTGCAATCTACTGTTGCTGCCACTCCTGATTTTAGATTTGGGATTTGGGATTTTAGACTTCGGCTACGCTCAGTCGAACGATTGGGGATTTGTTCTAGGGGGCGCAAACGGATAACAGCCGCATCTGCACCACCTGGCAGTATTACTGTATTATTTTGTACTTGATGGTCATACTGACGATAGACCCAGTTTTTAGATGCGATCGTGGGTGTATCGAGCAAAGTTAACAGAATATCATTCCAACTTTGCACGCCTCCTTGGAGTTCTATTCCAGCAGTTGTGCAAGGAGGTAAAGAATCAGGTGTCCATTCCCAAGCTTGACGCGCATATTCTGGGGGTTCTGTCAATAATTCCCGATTATATAGTGGGGTATTCTCCGCCAAAGCCTCGGCGGGAATTTCTGCTGCTACTTCACCCTGAAAGAGAATCCGCACGATGGGTTCAGCGATGACAGTACCAGCGACAACGGCTTGAAGTCCCCAACGGTGGAAAATGTCAATTAATTCCTGCTCACGCCCCTTGTGGGCAACGAACAGCATTCGTTCTTGAGATTCCGAAAGCAGATATTCATAAGGAACCATCCCCCTTTCTCTTGCGGGAATTTTATCTAAATCTAGTTCAATTCCCACACCGCCTTTTGCTGCCATCTCTGAAGTAGAACAGGTGATACCGGCTGCTCCCATATCCTGGGCGGCGACAACTGCACCTGTTTTAAACGCTTCCAGACAAGCTTCAATTAACGACTTTTCCAAAAAGGGGTCGCCCACTTGCACAGCAGGGCGATCGTCTATTGACTGATCGCTTAATTCTGCACTGGCAAAACTTGCGCCTCCCATACCATCGCGCCCAGTGGTGGAACCAACATACAGCACGGGGTTGCCTAAGCCAGATGCTCCAGATTTGACGATTTCTGGTGTTTCCATCAAACCTAGTGCCATAACATTCACCAGAGGATTACCAGAGTAAGCAGAGTCAAAGTAGACTTCACCGCCAACGGTGGGTACTCCCACACAATTACCATAATGGGCAATTCCTGCTACCACACCGCTAAACAGCCGTTGGGTTTTGGCATCTTCTAGGGAACCAAAGCGCAGTGAGTTTAATAGGGCAATGGGACGCGCACCCATAGTAAAGATATCTCTGAGAATGCCTCCTACTCCCGTTGCGGCTCCCTGAAAGGGTTCAACCGCTGAGGGGTGGTTGTGGGATTCAATCTTAAAAGCTAGTTGCAGTCCGTCACCCAAATCTACAACACCAGCATTTTCACCAGGCCCTACGAGGATGCGAGGTCCCTCAGTGGGGAATTGTTTGAGTAGAGGTCGGGAATTTTTGTAACAGCAATGTTCTGACCACATTACCCCAAACATTCCAAGTTCAGCTTTGTTGGGATGACGCCCTAACCGACGGACAATTTCTGTGTATTCTTCTGGTTTTATACCTTCAGCAGCAATTTCTTGAGGGGAAAAGGGAGCAGGAGATGTGGCGGTCATGGAAATAATGCACCAATTGTACAGAGCATTATTCTATCGATTTACTTGCCTTATAGGTGCAGTTCTAGGATGGTTCATGGCAGATAAGTTACTGCTTGATCCTCCAAGGTGACGCTAGACCTGCTGCCATTTCTGTTTAGAAACTAAGTAGCTTGCAATAGTTCTTCATCTTCGGCAATCAGCATTGAAGGTAGTAGCTTTTAATCTACCCTTGCCTCTTTCTCCCCCTGCCCCCGCCTTATCTCAACAATAATTATTTACGCCGATCTACTTATCCTGCTTAATTTTGGTGATTATTTATTTACTTCCTCCGTTTTGTAAAGTACATTGATTTTCTTGCTTAAGGTAAAACGCATTAAATATTACAGGCTTATTCTCAAAAAACACGTATTCAAATATCGAAAGACTGTTCATTATCTACCTGGAGATAGATTGTATGAAACACTTAATTGTTGGTAATTATACTGATAGTAATAAAATTTTATTTTTTTGAACCTTGCATCGATTATTTCCAGACTATGGAAATGGCTATCATCCTGTCAAATTAAGCACTAGTTGAACCCAGAAAAAATTTATAGGACGCGATGCCTGTGACGGGCTACACCTACGCACTTGCGGAATGTGGTGTTTAATGCGTTGAGCTTAAGTGAGTTCTGTAACAGTAGACTCAATTACTGAATAGCTTTTGGTAAAAGAATTCCGGAAACTTTTTGATAGACTGCTCATGCAAATGAGCAAACCGCCCATACTAACCTAATTGAGAAGATTTGGCTTATGCCTAGACTTACTATTCCACCGAATTTCATCGGTACCCCCGATTCCGACACTTTAATTGGGGAAGAGTTAAATGGATCACCAGCAATTGGCATTGATGTTTTAACTGGAGGTTACATCCGTACACTTTCAGGCAAAGACACGATTACTGGTAACGGTACTGGCAATGACTTTAAAGGCAGCCGCAGCGGCGAAAACGGTGGTGCTGGTACAGGCATCGCTAATAGCGGCAGTCTGAATGCAGGGAACGGAAAAGACACGATTACTGGCATAGGTACTGGCGGCAACGGCGGTGACTATGGCTACGAGAACATCAATTCTAATCCCGGCAACGGTGGTACTGGAACAGGAATCATTAACGGTGGCAGTCTGAATACAGGGGACGGAGATAATACGATCGCCGGCACAGGCACTGGCGGTACTGGCGGCAAGGACGGCAGGGACGGCAACGACGGCGATATGGGTGGTAATGGGACAGGCATCGCTAATAGCGGCAGTCTGAATGCAGGAAACGGGAAAGACACGATTACTGGCACTGGTACTGGTGGTAACGGCGGCACCAGCTTCCAGGGTGGTAACGGCGGTAATGGCATCTCGTGTTTTAACCCCTGAGTCTCTAATTGGTGTTGTTTGCTCTTCAGCTGAAAAAGTATCTACCACTTATGTATTGTTAGCTCTCAACTTCCATAGATTTACTGAAACTCAGAGATTATTCGGGTGTATGCAGTTTAGATGTAACAATCAAGTGACGAGAATCACACATATCTATGATTAGGATCGTCTCCCTGCGATTGCTAGCTAGGCATAATTAATGACAACTGAACTCTAGCCGAGTCATTAATAGGGAACACACTTAATAGCCGACAGCCTTAATCTAAAGACTGTCGGTTTTTTATAGAACCCATTTGACATCTTTGAAGGTGCAGCAAGCCTCTTAACCATCAACCGAATCAAACAAAGATTAACCTTGGCAGTCGCATTAGCTAAAGTTCTCTCAAAGTTTTTGACGAGGATTTTGCATCTTTCCATCCAAGCATTTGACCGCTCAATGACCCACCTCGCTGCAACCGGAACAAACCCAGATTTACCTTGGTCTTTCTTTTCTTGTTTCGATGGTTTTGCCGAAAGTTCAAACCTGATTTTCGTCATTATTTGGGGATAAACTTTTTCTAACTCCTCCCTCAAATACTCAGTGTGATAACCGTGGTCTAGGAGAATGGTGATTTTGGGAGTATTGACGGGCTTCGACTGGAAATAACCGATGTTTTTAGTCAACATCTCAATCAAACCCTTATCATCAGATAGATTTGCTTTGGTGCAATGAGTAAAGAACGGAAATCCCAGGGTATCAACGGCTAGATGCCTCTTGATCCCATTCGTCGAGAAAGTAGAAACAATATCCTTTCGATTCAACACTAGCATTACAAGTGTTTTTCACCGCTTGGGAGTCAATTATGATCAACGTCGTCCATTTGGGTTTTTTTTTACTTGCTCACGTACTTGAGAATGTAAGATACCCATTAGTTTGTCGATCGCTCCTTGGGCCCGCCACTGCTTGTAATGCCAATATACGGTTGAGTAGGGGGGCAAGTCCTTGGGCAAGTCTTCCCAATTACAGCCATTCTTCAGTTGATAGAAGATGCCATCCAAGAGTTCTCTTTTTGTCCAATTGGAGGGTCTGGTCTGCTTCTTAGGCGGCAATATCTGAGGTAGTAGAGGTTCAAGGATTTCCCACTCTTGGTCTGTTAGGCTACTAGAGTACGGCATAACTGCTGGATACGGCTTTTGCGGTAACTGTACTTCAAGATAGTAAAAGATGTCAAATGGGTTCTATATGCGTATGCCCTTCATCCTTTGAGAAATGCCCCATAAATATACCCAATAAAATTTCCCCACAACTGGTTAGTAACTTGACAGAGATTTAGCCATAGCCACTACCAAATGTGGGGAAGGTATGATCAAATTGGGTATCTTATGCCTATCGAGCGCTTATTGCACTCACTCTAGTAGACCGGAAGTATACTCCTAAAACCAGCACACACTTTGTATTAAGACATCGCTTGAATGATGTAATCAAAGTAGGGTGCTGCTTCGGCAGCGTCTTCTGCACTCAGTAAGCCAAGGGAGGCTATTTTGAGGGAATTGATCGCTTCAACCATTCCAGGCACGGGAACGCCCAATGAGTTGTACATTTCGCGCACACCAATCAAACCAATTTTTTCAATTGGCTCTTTATCGCCGGCAAGCACACCATAAGTAATTAGACGCAAGTACCAGCCAAAATCGCGGATACATAGAGAGCGTTGGCGTTCGCCGTAAGCATTACCTCCGGGGGAGATAAAGTCAGGACGCTTCTGCCAAAGTTGTTTGGTTGCTTCTTGAACTATCTTTTTTTCGTTTTCGGCTAAGGTAGCCGCAATCCGCGTCCGTTGTACGCCGGTTTCCAAAAAGTCTTTGATGTTTTTAAGTTCGCCACTGCTGGGATAACGCAGTTCGTCGTCGGCTTTGAGAATAACTTGGCTAATTACAGTCATGATTATTGAAATCACCTGAAATATTATCTGTTAGTTTAGCGAGTTGGAGGTACACAAGTGAAGGGATAGGAGCTACTTATGTATTGAATTTATCTGTTTGGGGAGTTGGGAGTGGGGAGCAGGGAAGGCAGGGGAAGCAGGGGAAGCAGGGGGAGCAGGGGAAGAAGAATTAATAACTAATGTCCAATACTTCGACTTCGCTCAGTACAAGTGCCCTATGCCCAATGAGAAATAACAAATGACTAATGACTAATGACTAATGACTAAAATAATTTGGCAACAGGGTGAATTAATTGAAGTAACCATCGCTAACCTGAGTGATACAGGTGATGGTGTGGGACGTGCTGATGAGCGTGTAGTGTTTGTCCCAGATACTGTACCAGGCGATCGCGCTATTGTCCGCTTGGTTCATGTTAAACCAAAATACGGCCACGGGAAGCTCCAGGAGCTATTGGAACCATCTCCCCACCGTATCCGACCCAGTTGTATTGTGGCGGATAAGTGCGGTGGTTGCCAGTGGCAGCATGTTAATTATGATTACCAGCTAGTAGCCAAGCAAAATCAAGTTATTCAAGCTTTGGAGCGCATTGGCGGTTTTGTCCAACCACCAGTAGATCCCGTACTCGCCGCCGCTTCTGCTTTAGGCTACCGTAATAAATCTACATATCCTTTGGGTATATCGGCAACGGGACAGGTACAAGCTGGTTACTACCAAAAAGGTAGTCACCAATTAATTAATTTAAATCAATGTCCAGTCCAAGATTCACGATTAAATCCTTTACTTGCCGAAGTTAAGCAGGATATCCAACAACAAGGTTGGCGAATCTATGACGAACAGCGCCATCTTGGACAAATTCGCCATCTTGGTTTACGCATTGGCCGACACACTGGAGAAATGTTGCTGACTTTGGTGGTAAAGGACTGGAATTTATCAGGAATTGAAACCCAAGCGCAGGAATGGTTAAAGCGTTATCCGCAGTTAGTAGGAGTGTCGCTCAACCGCAATAGCGATCGCACAAATGCTATCTTTGGATCAGAAACCCGTTGCATCGCTGGAGTCCCACACCTGCGTGAAAATTTTGCTGGACTGGAATTTCAAGTGCGCCCAGATACATTTTTCCAAGTGTATACAGAAACAGCAGAGGCACTATTGCAGGTAATTCAATCAGAACTCAATCTTCAAGGGCATGAGTTGCTAGTTGATGCCTATTGTGGTATTGGAACTTTAACTTTACCCCTCGCCAAAAAAGTACGGATTGCTACAGGATTAGAAGTGCAACCAGCAGCAGTAGAACAAGCTATTTTGAATGCCCACCGCAACGGAATTGATAATGTGACATTCCAAGTCGGGGCAGTAGAGAAATTGCTTTCCAAAATGGGCACAATACCAGAAGTAGTAATACTCGATCCGCCACGTAAGGGGTGCGATCGCGCAGTCATCGATACTTTACGGCAATTGAAACCATCTCAGATAGTTTACGTCAGTTGTAAAGTAGCCACCCTTGCCCGCGACCTGAAATTGCTTTGTCAAGATGGGCAATATACTATCACACGGGTACAACCTGCTGATTTTTTTCCTCAAACTGCTCATGTTGAAGCTGCCGCCTTTCTTGCGCTATCAGATTTGCACAAGGA
It includes:
- the purL gene encoding phosphoribosylformylglycinamidine synthase subunit PurL, which gives rise to MTATSPAPFSPQEIAAEGIKPEEYTEIVRRLGRHPNKAELGMFGVMWSEHCCYKNSRPLLKQFPTEGPRILVGPGENAGVVDLGDGLQLAFKIESHNHPSAVEPFQGAATGVGGILRDIFTMGARPIALLNSLRFGSLEDAKTQRLFSGVVAGIAHYGNCVGVPTVGGEVYFDSAYSGNPLVNVMALGLMETPEIVKSGASGLGNPVLYVGSTTGRDGMGGASFASAELSDQSIDDRPAVQVGDPFLEKSLIEACLEAFKTGAVVAAQDMGAAGITCSTSEMAAKGGVGIELDLDKIPARERGMVPYEYLLSESQERMLFVAHKGREQELIDIFHRWGLQAVVAGTVIAEPIVRILFQGEVAAEIPAEALAENTPLYNRELLTEPPEYARQAWEWTPDSLPPCTTAGIELQGGVQSWNDILLTLLDTPTIASKNWVYRQYDHQVQNNTVILPGGADAAVIRLRPLEQIPNRSTERSRSLKSQIPNLKSGVAATVDCNPRYVYLDPYEGAKAVVAEAARNLSCVGAEPLAVTDNLNFGSPEKPIGYWQLAEACRGLAEGCRELATPVTGGNVSLYNETLDSQGIPQPIYPTPVVGMVGLIPDITKICGQGWQAVGDVIYLLGLPLTSKISLGASEYLATIHGTVAGKPPRVDFDLERRVQKVCREGIRNGWVRSAHDSAEGGLAIAIAECCISGNLGAEINLEIPPTQLNRLDEVLFAEAGARILVSIASEQQEIWESYLQEHLGQEWQKLGIVRNYETGLGVFTTDNQALIKVRIEDMNDRYSHAIARRLAIHTTNPS
- a CDS encoding transposase; translation: MLNRKDIVSTFSTNGIKRHLAVDTLGFPFFTHCTKANLSDDKGLIEMLTKNIGYFQSKPVNTPKITILLDHGYHTEYLREELEKVYPQIMTKIRFELSAKPSKQEKKDQGKSGFVPVAARWVIERSNAWMERCKILVKNFERTLANATAKVNLCLIRLMVKRLAAPSKMSNGFYKKPTVFRLRLSAIKCVPY
- a CDS encoding transposase; protein product: MPYSSSLTDQEWEILEPLLPQILPPKKQTRPSNWTKRELLDGIFYQLKNGCNWEDLPKDLPPYSTVYWHYKQWRAQGAIDKLMGILHSQVREQVKKNPNGRR
- a CDS encoding allophycocyanin subunit alpha-B is translated as MTVISQVILKADDELRYPSSGELKNIKDFLETGVQRTRIAATLAENEKKIVQEATKQLWQKRPDFISPGGNAYGERQRSLCIRDFGWYLRLITYGVLAGDKEPIEKIGLIGVREMYNSLGVPVPGMVEAINSLKIASLGLLSAEDAAEAAPYFDYIIQAMS
- the rlmD gene encoding 23S rRNA (uracil(1939)-C(5))-methyltransferase RlmD; this translates as MTKIIWQQGELIEVTIANLSDTGDGVGRADERVVFVPDTVPGDRAIVRLVHVKPKYGHGKLQELLEPSPHRIRPSCIVADKCGGCQWQHVNYDYQLVAKQNQVIQALERIGGFVQPPVDPVLAAASALGYRNKSTYPLGISATGQVQAGYYQKGSHQLINLNQCPVQDSRLNPLLAEVKQDIQQQGWRIYDEQRHLGQIRHLGLRIGRHTGEMLLTLVVKDWNLSGIETQAQEWLKRYPQLVGVSLNRNSDRTNAIFGSETRCIAGVPHLRENFAGLEFQVRPDTFFQVYTETAEALLQVIQSELNLQGHELLVDAYCGIGTLTLPLAKKVRIATGLEVQPAAVEQAILNAHRNGIDNVTFQVGAVEKLLSKMGTIPEVVILDPPRKGCDRAVIDTLRQLKPSQIVYVSCKVATLARDLKLLCQDGQYTITRVQPADFFPQTAHVEAAAFLALSDLHKDSSSFTKTEI